Proteins encoded within one genomic window of Streptomyces kaniharaensis:
- a CDS encoding GNAT family N-acetyltransferase gives MTTGGDRMGVRGLAEILADAARGIFPPSDGSVTVVPQPSEREAGVLSFSAHAVIFTDEDPGWVHRTLAAVPSDPLAAPLCPPFLTAFAERTGRVVNNIDLLTVAHRLPGEPPLPLVRVDDREHPRVVRALRYREDVRVFSADGGVLVLGRGVAGRWEAAVEVDPQARGRGLGRALATAARHLLPEGDVIWAQQAPGNATSVRAFQAAGYKPVGAETLLVVGRP, from the coding sequence ATGACCACGGGAGGGGACCGGATGGGCGTGCGGGGGCTCGCGGAGATCCTGGCGGACGCGGCGCGCGGGATCTTCCCGCCGTCGGACGGCTCGGTGACGGTCGTCCCGCAGCCGTCCGAGCGCGAGGCCGGGGTGCTGTCGTTCTCCGCCCACGCGGTGATCTTCACCGATGAGGACCCGGGCTGGGTGCACCGCACGCTCGCCGCCGTGCCGTCCGACCCGCTGGCCGCGCCGCTCTGTCCGCCCTTCCTGACCGCCTTCGCCGAGCGCACCGGGCGCGTCGTCAACAACATCGACCTGCTGACCGTCGCCCACCGCCTCCCCGGCGAGCCGCCGCTGCCGCTGGTGCGGGTCGACGACCGGGAGCACCCCCGTGTGGTGCGCGCGCTGCGCTACCGCGAGGACGTACGCGTGTTCTCTGCGGACGGCGGCGTGCTGGTGCTCGGTCGCGGCGTCGCCGGCCGCTGGGAGGCCGCCGTCGAGGTCGACCCGCAGGCCCGCGGACGCGGCCTCGGCCGGGCCCTGGCCACGGCCGCGCGACACCTCCTGCCCGAGGGCGACGTCATCTGGGCGCAGCAGGCGCCCGGCAACGCCACCAGCGTCCGCGCGTTCCAGGCCGCGGGGTACAAGCCGGTCGGCGCCGAGACACTGCTGGTCGTGGGGCGACCGTGA